A single genomic interval of Arthrobacter methylotrophus harbors:
- a CDS encoding response regulator transcription factor, which yields MTDSAPTRVLLVDDQPLLRMGFRLILEGEEDLEVVGEASDGAEAVRKVEELEPDVVLMDVRMPAMDGIEATRRITASASSARIIILTTFDLDEYAFSGLQAGASAFLLKDVAPAELVQGVRLVASGDAVVAPRVTQRLLETYVRGGRVPGQATAQPRDPLLEELTPRETEMLEAIAGGLSNAEIAHKFFLAEATVKTHVRRILTKLHLRDRVQVVVYAYETGLVIPSNPDY from the coding sequence ATGACTGACAGTGCTCCCACCAGGGTCCTTCTGGTGGACGACCAGCCCCTGCTGCGCATGGGATTTCGGCTCATCCTGGAAGGCGAAGAAGACCTCGAGGTGGTGGGCGAAGCCTCGGACGGCGCCGAAGCTGTGCGGAAGGTCGAGGAACTGGAACCGGACGTGGTGCTCATGGACGTCCGGATGCCTGCCATGGATGGAATCGAAGCCACACGGCGGATCACGGCCTCGGCGTCCAGCGCCAGGATCATCATCCTTACCACCTTTGACCTCGATGAATATGCGTTCTCGGGACTGCAGGCGGGGGCGTCCGCCTTCCTACTCAAGGATGTTGCGCCTGCCGAACTGGTCCAGGGTGTCCGGCTCGTAGCCAGTGGCGACGCTGTGGTGGCGCCGAGGGTCACCCAGCGGCTCCTGGAGACATACGTCCGAGGAGGGCGCGTGCCCGGCCAGGCCACAGCCCAGCCGCGCGACCCGCTGCTCGAAGAACTGACGCCGCGCGAAACCGAGATGCTGGAGGCTATCGCCGGAGGGCTGTCCAACGCGGAAATCGCCCACAAGTTCTTCCTGGCCGAGGCCACGGTCAAGACCCATGTCCGGCGGATCCTCACCAAGCTGCACCTTCGCGACCGCGTCCAAGTGGTTGTCTACGCCTACGAAACAGGGCTCGTGATCCCGAGCAATCCGGACTACTAG